Proteins from a genomic interval of Pseudomonas paeninsulae:
- a CDS encoding restriction endonuclease, with product MTRMWMVRGEAGSLYDSFREREVAAIGWSQLVPHAKPGLGRKELIALYQALEPQMKQGSVISGASQVWRFVNEIQDGDWVVTYSPANRLYLVGKVTGPAEHHPEWAEQGMPLVRKVQWQQQELPRDNLGTSTKNSLGSTLTLFEVPSSAATEVIEALKGKPVSPVEDVPEESIADPLADVESQALERIKDRVSELDWDDMQQLVAGILRAMGYKTQVSPPGSDRGKDIVASPDGFGFEHPRIVVEVKHRKGQMGSQDIRSFLGGRHKDDRGLYVSTGGFSKDAQYEADRASIPLAMWTLDHVVRALIEHYDATDAETKRIVPLKRLYWPA from the coding sequence ATGACGCGGATGTGGATGGTACGTGGTGAAGCGGGAAGCCTATATGACTCTTTTCGGGAGCGCGAAGTTGCTGCAATCGGTTGGAGCCAGTTAGTGCCACATGCGAAGCCTGGTCTCGGGCGTAAAGAGCTGATTGCCCTGTACCAAGCACTTGAGCCCCAGATGAAACAAGGCTCGGTGATCTCGGGCGCTTCGCAAGTGTGGCGCTTTGTTAACGAGATTCAGGACGGTGACTGGGTTGTTACCTATTCGCCTGCCAATCGCTTGTATCTGGTTGGCAAGGTCACGGGGCCTGCCGAACACCATCCCGAATGGGCTGAGCAGGGCATGCCGCTTGTGCGCAAAGTGCAGTGGCAGCAGCAGGAGTTGCCGCGCGATAACCTGGGCACCAGCACCAAGAACAGCTTGGGCTCGACTTTGACCTTGTTCGAGGTGCCTTCTAGCGCCGCCACCGAGGTGATTGAAGCGCTAAAAGGCAAGCCAGTTTCCCCAGTGGAGGATGTGCCAGAAGAAAGCATCGCTGACCCGCTGGCTGACGTTGAGTCTCAGGCGTTGGAGCGCATCAAGGATCGTGTAAGTGAGCTTGATTGGGACGATATGCAGCAGCTAGTCGCCGGTATCCTTCGGGCGATGGGCTACAAGACTCAAGTTTCTCCACCTGGCTCCGATCGCGGTAAGGACATCGTCGCCTCACCCGACGGCTTCGGCTTCGAGCACCCCCGTATCGTCGTGGAGGTCAAGCACCGCAAAGGGCAGATGGGCAGCCAGGACATCCGTAGCTTTCTGGGCGGGCGGCACAAAGATGATCGAGGTCTTTACGTGAGCACGGGAGGCTTTAGCAAAGATGCCCAGTACGAGGCTGATCGAGCCTCTATCCCGCTAGCGATGTGGACATTGGATCATGTGGTGCGCGCGCTGATCGAGCATTACGACGCAACCGATGCTGAGACCAAGCGCATCGTGCCTCTAAAGAGATTGTATTGGCCGGCCTGA
- a CDS encoding class I SAM-dependent DNA methyltransferase has product MNTNSLVQKVWNFCHTLRDDGVGYGDYLEQLTYLLFLKLAHEYAQEPYNRDTHIPKGYDWAGLTSKVGEPLEAHYLATLHKLGQGSGMLSAIFFKAQNKIQDPAKLSRLVQLIDAESWISLGADTKGDLYEGLLQKNAEDTKSGAGQYFTPRALIEAIVACVRPEPMKTIADPACGTGGFFLGAYNWLTRSGAKLNKSQKEFLRDKTFHGNEIVPNTRRMCLMNLFLHNVGELDGEPLVERSDALITEPKLKVDYVLANPPFGKKSSMTITTEEGEEDKEALTYERQDFWETTSNKQLNFLQHIVSMLKVDGKAAVVLPDNVLFEGGAGEKIRKKLLENCDVHTVLRLPTGIFYAQGVKANVVFFDSAPKDGRVHTKGVWFYDLRSNKHFTLKTRTLKLDNLQDFVTCYNPENRHERVATERFKFFSYEELMARDKASLDIFWLKDDSLDNLDDLPPPDVLQQEIIEHLEAALLAFREVSLSLPRSELGD; this is encoded by the coding sequence ATGAATACTAATTCCCTTGTCCAGAAAGTCTGGAATTTCTGTCACACCTTGCGCGACGACGGCGTGGGCTATGGTGACTACCTGGAACAACTTACCTACTTGCTATTCCTGAAGTTGGCGCACGAATACGCGCAGGAGCCCTACAACCGCGATACTCACATTCCGAAGGGCTATGACTGGGCCGGCCTGACCTCAAAGGTGGGCGAACCGCTGGAAGCGCATTACCTGGCCACGCTGCACAAGCTGGGGCAAGGGTCAGGCATGCTGAGCGCTATCTTCTTCAAGGCGCAGAACAAAATTCAAGACCCGGCCAAGCTTTCGCGTCTGGTACAGCTGATTGATGCCGAAAGCTGGATCAGCCTGGGGGCCGACACCAAGGGCGACCTGTATGAAGGCCTTCTACAGAAGAACGCCGAAGACACCAAAAGCGGTGCAGGCCAATACTTCACACCACGCGCACTGATCGAGGCGATTGTGGCCTGTGTGCGCCCCGAACCGATGAAAACCATTGCGGACCCGGCCTGCGGTACAGGCGGCTTCTTCCTGGGCGCATACAACTGGTTGACGCGGTCCGGTGCCAAACTGAACAAATCGCAAAAAGAATTCCTGCGCGACAAGACATTCCACGGTAACGAGATCGTGCCAAACACACGCCGCATGTGCTTGATGAACCTTTTTCTGCACAACGTTGGCGAGTTGGATGGTGAGCCTTTGGTGGAACGTTCGGATGCGTTGATCACTGAGCCCAAATTGAAAGTTGATTACGTGCTGGCTAACCCGCCCTTCGGTAAGAAGAGCAGCATGACCATCACCACCGAAGAGGGTGAGGAAGACAAAGAGGCGCTGACCTACGAGCGGCAGGACTTCTGGGAAACCACATCGAACAAGCAGCTCAACTTCCTGCAGCACATCGTCAGTATGCTGAAAGTGGACGGTAAAGCGGCCGTGGTGTTGCCCGATAACGTGCTGTTTGAAGGTGGCGCTGGCGAGAAGATTCGCAAAAAGCTGCTGGAAAACTGCGATGTGCACACAGTGCTGCGTCTGCCCACGGGCATCTTTTATGCCCAGGGTGTGAAAGCGAACGTGGTGTTCTTCGACAGCGCGCCCAAGGATGGACGTGTGCACACCAAGGGCGTGTGGTTCTACGACCTGCGTTCCAACAAACACTTCACGCTAAAGACGCGCACGCTGAAGCTGGACAATTTGCAGGATTTCGTCACTTGCTACAACCCGGAAAATCGCCACGAACGCGTCGCGACAGAACGGTTCAAGTTCTTCAGCTACGAAGAACTAATGGCCCGCGACAAAGCCAGCCTGGACATCTTCTGGCTGAAAGACGATAGCCTGGACAACCTCGACGATTTACCGCCGCCGGATGTGCTGCAGCAGGAGATCATTGAGCACCTCGAAGCTGCATTGCTTGCGTTTCGTGAGGTTTCTTTGAGTTTGCCTAGATCTGAGTTGGGCGATTGA
- a CDS encoding HNH endonuclease signature motif containing protein, protein MRFILIPLPPHFPVRWLKISSSRITTVGAFASHDLRSAYIKKNGSWGLLKKWLAKASGQKCWYCEAKSPRAPFDVDHFRPKLGITVDGVKLAGHSGYYWLAYEWWNFRLSCQRCNRPEKDEGGTLYGKANEFPIQDEAVRCSLPVTPLGAELPRLLDPCVLADCELLAHGIDGEVKPVAPTGTWEFQRARYTIDQLGFNEWNSPEDRRSRWQALATLLAVVGDAANPAVIVELKKHLSYEHEYASFFRSAIGTHRDKTWVESLL, encoded by the coding sequence TTGAGGTTTATTCTGATTCCATTGCCACCTCACTTTCCCGTGCGCTGGCTCAAAATTTCTTCCAGCAGAATAACGACGGTTGGGGCATTCGCCTCGCATGATCTCCGCTCCGCTTATATCAAGAAGAACGGTAGCTGGGGCTTGCTCAAAAAGTGGCTCGCCAAGGCCAGCGGTCAAAAATGCTGGTACTGCGAAGCGAAAAGCCCACGCGCGCCTTTTGATGTCGACCACTTTCGGCCCAAATTGGGCATCACAGTGGATGGGGTCAAGTTGGCTGGTCATAGCGGGTACTACTGGTTGGCTTATGAATGGTGGAACTTCCGGCTTTCGTGCCAACGCTGCAATCGTCCAGAGAAGGATGAAGGCGGAACCCTGTATGGCAAGGCCAATGAGTTTCCGATTCAGGATGAGGCAGTGCGTTGCTCTCTACCCGTAACTCCTTTGGGTGCGGAGTTGCCTAGACTATTGGACCCGTGTGTGCTTGCTGATTGCGAACTGCTAGCCCACGGTATTGACGGCGAGGTCAAGCCAGTAGCTCCAACAGGAACTTGGGAGTTCCAGCGCGCGCGGTACACGATTGACCAGCTTGGATTCAACGAATGGAATAGCCCTGAGGACAGGCGCAGTCGGTGGCAGGCACTTGCCACGTTGCTTGCTGTTGTAGGCGACGCAGCCAATCCTGCAGTCATTGTTGAACTGAAAAAACATCTTTCCTACGAACACGAATACGCGAGTTTTTTCCGATCTGCCATTGGCACGCATCGCGATAAGACTTGGGTGGAGTCACTTTTATGA
- a CDS encoding AAA family ATPase: MRLDKIIIGSAIDSPAHQFKNLKNVTIDFDQDHWVTVVIGWNGTGKSNVLEALAIIFRDLICKKRAPAFAFQLAYRMGAGESVRHIHIDADPDREKEPFTIHVATDAQARGEGTLIPRIEGDETVSALRGKAIKLTAFLNADAEYLPRYVFSYYSGESPRMHEVFRPYLEGYDSKLRNGEDPGLKRLFYAMPVHSQFVLLAFLIQQPEVVRKFLDDHLGLDPKEGIESVLFVLKQPGWSKKRGKKKISGDGDDRFWGAKGVVQTFLERLQNIALAPIRITRDKQLTLWNKESTEFQYLFIKDIDALRRLVGNQPPSAFFRDLESTHVSELIEEVRIRVRLKKNDGSVTFRELSEGEQQLLTVLGLLRFTAEDESLFLLDEPDTHLNPRWCVDYLNYLKSFVGQNSDGQDNSHIVLTTHNPLAIAELVKEQVQILYRETGSRTVRAENPAVDPKGMGFAGIVTSDMFGLGTSLDKATNDDLLALHQLATQQQPLSEAERERLVDIRQRLEGLDFNFASRDRLEQEYLRARFDLAADGDIEGAVVTPENKQKALDALLQSLLRSLQEGEA, from the coding sequence ATGCGGCTCGACAAAATCATCATCGGTAGCGCCATAGACAGCCCGGCCCACCAGTTCAAGAATTTGAAGAACGTCACCATAGACTTTGATCAGGATCATTGGGTGACGGTGGTAATCGGCTGGAACGGCACCGGTAAGTCCAACGTGCTGGAAGCGCTGGCTATTATCTTCCGCGACTTGATCTGCAAGAAACGTGCGCCAGCCTTCGCTTTTCAACTGGCCTATCGCATGGGGGCGGGCGAGAGCGTTCGGCACATTCACATCGACGCAGACCCTGATCGCGAGAAAGAGCCGTTCACTATTCACGTTGCGACGGATGCACAGGCTCGTGGTGAAGGTACCTTGATCCCACGCATCGAGGGTGATGAAACAGTATCGGCTCTACGTGGCAAAGCTATCAAACTCACGGCCTTCTTAAACGCGGACGCCGAGTACTTGCCGCGATATGTGTTCAGCTACTACTCGGGCGAGAGCCCGCGCATGCACGAGGTGTTTCGCCCTTACCTGGAAGGTTACGACAGCAAGCTGCGCAACGGCGAAGACCCAGGCCTGAAACGCTTGTTTTATGCCATGCCAGTGCACAGTCAGTTCGTGTTGTTGGCTTTCCTGATTCAGCAGCCTGAAGTGGTGCGAAAGTTCCTCGATGACCACCTAGGCCTCGATCCTAAAGAAGGTATTGAGTCGGTGCTGTTCGTGCTCAAACAGCCTGGATGGAGTAAGAAGCGAGGCAAAAAGAAAATCAGCGGCGACGGTGACGACCGCTTCTGGGGGGCGAAGGGTGTTGTGCAGACGTTCTTGGAGCGTTTGCAAAACATTGCGCTTGCGCCAATTCGAATAACTCGAGACAAGCAACTTACCCTCTGGAATAAGGAAAGCACTGAGTTCCAGTACCTGTTCATCAAGGATATCGATGCGCTCCGGCGACTCGTTGGCAACCAACCGCCCAGCGCTTTTTTCCGCGACTTAGAAAGTACCCATGTCTCCGAGTTGATCGAGGAGGTGCGCATTCGTGTGCGCCTCAAGAAAAACGATGGCAGCGTGACCTTTCGTGAACTCAGCGAGGGTGAGCAGCAGTTGCTGACGGTGTTGGGTTTGCTGCGCTTTACTGCTGAGGATGAAAGTCTGTTCCTGCTTGATGAGCCAGACACGCACCTCAATCCACGATGGTGTGTGGACTATCTGAACTATCTGAAATCGTTTGTCGGGCAGAACAGTGATGGCCAGGACAACAGCCATATCGTGCTGACGACCCACAACCCTTTAGCCATTGCAGAACTGGTCAAGGAGCAGGTTCAAATCTTGTACCGCGAAACAGGCAGCCGCACGGTGCGCGCTGAGAACCCGGCCGTCGATCCCAAAGGCATGGGCTTCGCTGGCATCGTAACCAGCGATATGTTCGGCTTGGGTACCAGCCTGGACAAAGCCACGAATGACGACTTGCTGGCCTTGCACCAACTCGCCACCCAGCAGCAGCCTCTCAGTGAGGCTGAGCGGGAGAGGTTAGTAGACATCCGCCAGCGGCTCGAAGGTCTGGACTTCAACTTCGCCTCGCGTGACCGGTTGGAGCAAGAGTATCTACGTGCCAGATTTGATTTGGCTGCAGATGGCGATATCGAGGGTGCCGTTGTCACGCCAGAAAACAAACAAAAGGCACTCGATGCCTTGTTACAAAGCCTGCTGCGCAGCTTGCAGGAGGGGGAGGCTTGA